A genomic segment from Corylus avellana chromosome ca5, CavTom2PMs-1.0 encodes:
- the LOC132182187 gene encoding probable leucine-rich repeat receptor-like protein kinase At1g35710: MASSVFVSISIVVLACMLLCGTYLDSGAHFVGASELSALQLEAKALLEAGWWSGYRNSNDTSTRCNWAGITCNAGGSVTEIHLTNNQIYLDKLNLNFSFFPNLVRLNLSHNYFGESIPLKIGTLSKLTFLDLSSNYFHGSIPLEIGTLSKLTYLDLSNNNLEGSIPLEIGTPSKLTYLDLSNNNLQGSIPLEMGTLSKLTYLDLSNNNLQGSIPLEMGTLSRLSHLHLSNNNLTGTLPLLLANLTQLVRFDISFNQITGFIPERLGNLKNLVEFHLNENNFIGPIPSSLGLLVNLTGLDMHGNQINGFIPPELGMLNNLRYLDLSNNKLIGPIPSTLSHLSILNLSRNQINGSIPSEMGMLNDLAYLDLSNNKLIGPIPSTLGHLSILNYLDLSRNQINGSIPSEMGMLKNLFKMDLSRNQISGPIPSTIGNLTGLHALMLSANQINCSIPVEMENLKNLDLLFLDQNNLTGNLPFFLPYSMSHNLSYNSFNCAIPCEYYYNASSHYAYDMLIGNKDSCNGSFKVFRPCPEFSPTTNKSRITKLEILVPIAIFLGFIVLGGFLHSRCKVKKTQSNSKETKNGNLFSIWNYDGHIAYEDIIEATEDFDIKYCIGTGGYGSVYKAKLPGGKVIALKKLHRLEAENPTFDMSFKNEVKVLTEIRHRNIIKLHGFCLHRRCMFLVYEYMERGSLFCVLSNDVEAIELDWSKRVNVIKGTAHALSYMHHECIPTIVHRDITSNNILLNSKLEAFVSDFGTAKLLDPDSSNQTLIAGTYGYIAPELAYTMKVTEKCDVYSFGVVALEILMGRHPTELLTSLASPSSQNVMLHEILDQRLPPPTYLVAQDIFLVAAIAFACLQIKPKSRPTMKYVSQEFLSRKKPIAKPLHAFSLWQLRNQEIYMAGSGDETQL; encoded by the exons ATGGCATCCTCCGTTTTCGTTTCCATTTCCATTGTGGTCTTAGCATGTATGCTGTTGTGTGGAACTTATTTGGATAGTGGAGCTCATTTTGTGGGAGCATCTGAATTATCAGCACTACAACTAGAAGCAAAGGCTCTTCTGGAGGCGGGATGGTGGAGTGGTTACAGGAACAGCAACGATACCTCAACTCGTTGCAACTGGGCTGGTATTACTTGCAATGCTGGTGGAAGCGTTACAGAGATTCACTTGACTAATAATCAGATCTATCTAGATAAGTTAAATCTCAACTTCTCTTTCTTCCCTAATTTAGTCCGTCTTAATCTATCCCATAATTATTTTGGGGAGAGTATTCCACTTAAGATAGGTACTCTATCGAAACTCACTTTTCTTGATTTGTCTAGTAATTATTTTCATGGGAGTATTCCACTTGAGATAGGTACTTTATCGAAACTCACTTATCTTGATTTGTCCAACAATAATCTTGAAGGGAGTATTCCACTTGAGATAGGTACTCCATCGAAACTTACTTATCTTGATTTGTCCAACAATAATCTTCAAGGGAGTATTCCACTTGAAATGGGTACTCTATCGAAACTTACTTATCTTGATTTGTCCAACAATAATCTTCAAGGGAGTATTCCACTTGAAATGGGTACTCTATCGCGACTCTCTCACCTTCATCTGTCCAACAATAACTTGACAGGTACGCTGCCTCTTTTACTTGCAAACCTCACCCAATTAGTGAGGTTTGACATTTCTTTTAATCAAATCACTGGTTTCATCCCTGAAAGATTGGGAAATTTGAAGAACCTGGTTGAGtttcatttgaatgaaaataacTTCATTGGACCAATCCCTTCATCTCTTGGGCTTTTAGTTAATCTCACGGGTCTGGATATGCATGGAAATCAAATCAATGGTTTCATACCACCAGAATTGGGGATGCTAAACAATTTGCGCTACTTGGACCTAAGCAATAACAAGCTCATTGGTCCAATCCCTTCGACTCTGAGCCATTTAAGTATTTTGAACCTTTCAAGGAATCAAATCAATGGTTCCATACCATCAGAAATGGGAATGCTAAACGATTTGGCCTACTTGGACCTAAGCAATAACAAGCTCATTGGTCCAATCCCTTCGACTCTAGGCCATTtaagtattttgaattatttggaCCTTTCAAGAAATCAAATCAATGGTTCCATACCATCAGAAATGGGGATGTTGAAGAACTTGTTCAAAATGGACCTTTCCAGGAATCAAATCAGTGGTCCAATCCCTTCAACTATAGGCAATTTAACTGGTTTGCATGCTTTGATGCTTAgtgcaaatcaaatcaattgtTCCATCCCGGTTGAAATGGAGAATTTGAAGAATTTGGATCTTTTGTTTCTCGATCAAAATAATCTCACCGGCaatcttcccttttttttgcCTTATAGTATGAGTCACAATTTGTCATATAATTCGTTCAATTGTGCAATTCCATGTGAATATTATTATAATGCTTCTTCACATTATGCATACGACATGTTAATTGGCAACAAGGATTCATGCAATGGTAGCTTCAAGGTTTTCCGTCCTTGCCCTGAGTTTTCCCCGACTACTAACAAATCAAGAATAACCAAACTAGAAATTTTGGTTCCAATCgccatttttcttggattcatAGTTCTTGGCGGCTTTCTTCACTCGAGATGCAAGGTTAAGAAGACCCAGTCTAactcaaaagaaacaaagaatggGAACTTGTTCTCGATATGGAATTACGATGGACATATTGCATATGAAGATATCATTGAAGCAACCGAGGACTTTGACATAAAATATTGTATTGGAACAGGTGGTTATGGCAGCGTTTACAAAGCAAAATTACCTGGTGGCAAAGTGATTGCCTTGAAGAAACTTCATCGATTGGAGGCTGAGAATCCAACTTTTGATATGAGTTTCAAGAACGAGGTAAAAGTGTTAACAGAAATTCGGCATCGAAATATTATAAAACTTCATGGGTTCTGTTTACATAGACGATGCATGTTTTTGGTTTATGAGTATATGGAAAGGGGAAGCCTATTTTGTGTCCTGAGCAATGATGTTGAAGCTATAGAATTGGATTGGAGCAAGAGGGTGAACGTCATCAAAGGCACCGCCCATGCCTTATCCTACATGCATCATGAATGCATTCCAACAATTGTTCATCGAGATATAACAagcaacaatattttattaaactcGAAACTAGAGGCTTTTGTCTCTGACTTTGGCACTGCTAAACTCCTTGATCCTGATTCCTCCAATCAAACATTAATTGCGGGCACTTACGGTTATATTGCTCCAG agTTGGCCTATACAATGAAAGTTACTGAAAAATGCGacgtttatagctttggagtggTGGCATTGGAAATATTAATGGGAAGACATCCAACGGAACTCTTAACTTCATTAGCATCACCGTCTTCTCAAAACGTGATGTTACATGAAATATTAGACCAACGTTTGCCACCTCCAACTTATCTGGTTGCACAGGATATTTTTCTTGTCGCTGCAATAGCATTTGCATGCCTCCAAATCAAACCAAAGTCTCGGCCTACAATGAAATACGTGTCTCAAGAATTTCTTTCTCGAAAGAAGCCAATAGCCAAGCCTTTACATGCATTTTCACTATGGCAGCTAAGGAACCAAGAAATATATATGGCTGGATCAGGGGATGAAACTCAATTATGA
- the LOC132180980 gene encoding uncharacterized protein LOC132180980 isoform X2, whose amino-acid sequence MVVLLSASLVRIPKQFPCFTLNSDKWNFFRSNSLVNYRSSNANNYKATQLLQRCSCVAMCASHSSLTTSSFGSYEKLKTVWIWTKSKEVMTAAVERGWNTFVFSSQDRQLANEWSSIALISPLYIEEGGIFDGENRRVATVFEVSNPQDLQQLQPANGQAENVVINLLDWQVIPAENIVAAFQGSQKTVFAISKNHSEAQVFLEALEQGLGGVILKVENTEAVFQLKDYFDRRNELSNLMSLTKATVTRVQVVGMGDRVCVDLCSLMRPGEGLLVGSLARGLFLVHSECLESNYIASRPFRVNAGPVHAYVAIPGGKTCYLSELKTGKEVIVVDQKGQQRTAIVGRVKIETRPLILVEAKRDSENQTLYSILLQNAETVALVCPCQGAGLQKTAIPVTSLEVGDEVILRLQGGARHTGIEIQEFIVEN is encoded by the exons aTGGTTGTGCTGTTATCTGCTTCTTTGGTCCGAATACCCAAACAATTCCCCTGTTTTACTCTCAATTCAG ATAAATGGAACTTTTTCAGATCAAATTCATTGGTCAATTATCGTTCATCGAATGCTAACAATTACAAGGCAACCCAGTTGTTGCAACGCTGTTCTTGTGTCGCAATGTGTGCTTCTCATTCCTCTTTGACGACGTCGTCTTTTGGGTCGTACGAGAAATTGAAGACGGTGTGGATTTGGACAAAAAGCAAAGAGGTCATGACGGCCGCCGTGGAGAGAGGATGGAATACCTTCGTTTTCTCATCCCAGGATCGACAACTCGCCAATGAGTGGTCTT CAATCGCCTTAATAAGTCCTCTGTATATTGAAGAGGGAGGCATTTTTGATGGTGAGAATAGAAGGGTTGCCACAGTTTTTGAGGTTTCAAATCCACAAGACTTACAGCAGCTCCAACCCGCAAATGGGCAGGCAGAGAATGTTGTTATCAATTTGCTAGATTGGCAG GTAATTCCTGCAGAGAATATTGTTGCTGCATTCCAAGGCTCTCAAAAAACAGTTTTTGCCATCTCAAAAAATCATTCTGAAGCACAAGTCTTCCTTGAG GCCTTGGAGCAAGGTCTGGGTGgagttattttaaaagttgagAACACTGAAGCTGTTTTTCAGCTCAAG GACTATTTTGACAGAAGAAATGAATTGAGCAATCTCATGAGCTTGACCAAAGCTACTGTAACTCGAGTTCAAGTAGTTGGAATGGGGGATCGAGTTTGTGTGGATCTTTGTAGCCTCATGAGACCTGGTGAAGGACTTCTG GTTGGATCTCTTGCAAGGGGATTATTTCTTGTGCACTCAGAATGCTTGGAGTCAAATTATATTGCAAGCAGGCCTTTTCGAGTTAATGCG GGACCAGTACATGCCTATGTTGCCATTCCAGGAGGAAAGACTTGCTACCTTTCTGAGTTAAAAACGGGCAAAGAGGTCATAGTAGTTGATCAAAAAGGCCAACAACGAACTGCAATTGTTGGGCGAGTGAAGATAGAGACTAGACCACTCATTCTTGTTGAGGCAAAG AGAGATTCAGAAAACCAAACTCTTTACAGCATCCTTCTACAAAATGCAGAAACGGTTGCCCTTGTTTGTCCTTGCcaag GGGCTGGGTTACAAAAAACAGCAATCCCTGTGACCTCACTTGAAGTTGGAGATGAAGTTATACTGAGATTACAGGGAGGGGCACGTCATACAGGAATAGAAATTCAAGAATTCATTGTGGAGAACTGA
- the LOC132180980 gene encoding uncharacterized protein LOC132180980 isoform X4, producing MVVLLSASLVRIPKQFPCFTLNSGYSTARHYHFSTASTPISNSLVNYRSSNANNYKATQLLQRCSCVAMCASHSSLTTSSFGSYEKLKTVWIWTKSKEVMTAAVERGWNTFVFSSQDRQLANEWSSIALISPLYIEEGGIFDGENRRVATVFEVSNPQDLQQLQPANGQAENVVINLLDWQALEQGLGGVILKVENTEAVFQLKDYFDRRNELSNLMSLTKATVTRVQVVGMGDRVCVDLCSLMRPGEGLLVGSLARGLFLVHSECLESNYIASRPFRVNAGPVHAYVAIPGGKTCYLSELKTGKEVIVVDQKGQQRTAIVGRVKIETRPLILVEAKRDSENQTLYSILLQNAETVALVCPCQGAGLQKTAIPVTSLEVGDEVILRLQGGARHTGIEIQEFIVEN from the exons aTGGTTGTGCTGTTATCTGCTTCTTTGGTCCGAATACCCAAACAATTCCCCTGTTTTACTCTCAATTCAGGTTATTCCACTGCTCGACATTACCATTTCTCAACTGCCTCAACCCCCAT ATCAAATTCATTGGTCAATTATCGTTCATCGAATGCTAACAATTACAAGGCAACCCAGTTGTTGCAACGCTGTTCTTGTGTCGCAATGTGTGCTTCTCATTCCTCTTTGACGACGTCGTCTTTTGGGTCGTACGAGAAATTGAAGACGGTGTGGATTTGGACAAAAAGCAAAGAGGTCATGACGGCCGCCGTGGAGAGAGGATGGAATACCTTCGTTTTCTCATCCCAGGATCGACAACTCGCCAATGAGTGGTCTT CAATCGCCTTAATAAGTCCTCTGTATATTGAAGAGGGAGGCATTTTTGATGGTGAGAATAGAAGGGTTGCCACAGTTTTTGAGGTTTCAAATCCACAAGACTTACAGCAGCTCCAACCCGCAAATGGGCAGGCAGAGAATGTTGTTATCAATTTGCTAGATTGGCAG GCCTTGGAGCAAGGTCTGGGTGgagttattttaaaagttgagAACACTGAAGCTGTTTTTCAGCTCAAG GACTATTTTGACAGAAGAAATGAATTGAGCAATCTCATGAGCTTGACCAAAGCTACTGTAACTCGAGTTCAAGTAGTTGGAATGGGGGATCGAGTTTGTGTGGATCTTTGTAGCCTCATGAGACCTGGTGAAGGACTTCTG GTTGGATCTCTTGCAAGGGGATTATTTCTTGTGCACTCAGAATGCTTGGAGTCAAATTATATTGCAAGCAGGCCTTTTCGAGTTAATGCG GGACCAGTACATGCCTATGTTGCCATTCCAGGAGGAAAGACTTGCTACCTTTCTGAGTTAAAAACGGGCAAAGAGGTCATAGTAGTTGATCAAAAAGGCCAACAACGAACTGCAATTGTTGGGCGAGTGAAGATAGAGACTAGACCACTCATTCTTGTTGAGGCAAAG AGAGATTCAGAAAACCAAACTCTTTACAGCATCCTTCTACAAAATGCAGAAACGGTTGCCCTTGTTTGTCCTTGCcaag GGGCTGGGTTACAAAAAACAGCAATCCCTGTGACCTCACTTGAAGTTGGAGATGAAGTTATACTGAGATTACAGGGAGGGGCACGTCATACAGGAATAGAAATTCAAGAATTCATTGTGGAGAACTGA
- the LOC132180980 gene encoding uncharacterized protein LOC132180980 isoform X1, translating into MVVLLSASLVRIPKQFPCFTLNSGYSTARHYHFSTASTPISNSLVNYRSSNANNYKATQLLQRCSCVAMCASHSSLTTSSFGSYEKLKTVWIWTKSKEVMTAAVERGWNTFVFSSQDRQLANEWSSIALISPLYIEEGGIFDGENRRVATVFEVSNPQDLQQLQPANGQAENVVINLLDWQVIPAENIVAAFQGSQKTVFAISKNHSEAQVFLEALEQGLGGVILKVENTEAVFQLKDYFDRRNELSNLMSLTKATVTRVQVVGMGDRVCVDLCSLMRPGEGLLVGSLARGLFLVHSECLESNYIASRPFRVNAGPVHAYVAIPGGKTCYLSELKTGKEVIVVDQKGQQRTAIVGRVKIETRPLILVEAKRDSENQTLYSILLQNAETVALVCPCQGAGLQKTAIPVTSLEVGDEVILRLQGGARHTGIEIQEFIVEN; encoded by the exons aTGGTTGTGCTGTTATCTGCTTCTTTGGTCCGAATACCCAAACAATTCCCCTGTTTTACTCTCAATTCAGGTTATTCCACTGCTCGACATTACCATTTCTCAACTGCCTCAACCCCCAT ATCAAATTCATTGGTCAATTATCGTTCATCGAATGCTAACAATTACAAGGCAACCCAGTTGTTGCAACGCTGTTCTTGTGTCGCAATGTGTGCTTCTCATTCCTCTTTGACGACGTCGTCTTTTGGGTCGTACGAGAAATTGAAGACGGTGTGGATTTGGACAAAAAGCAAAGAGGTCATGACGGCCGCCGTGGAGAGAGGATGGAATACCTTCGTTTTCTCATCCCAGGATCGACAACTCGCCAATGAGTGGTCTT CAATCGCCTTAATAAGTCCTCTGTATATTGAAGAGGGAGGCATTTTTGATGGTGAGAATAGAAGGGTTGCCACAGTTTTTGAGGTTTCAAATCCACAAGACTTACAGCAGCTCCAACCCGCAAATGGGCAGGCAGAGAATGTTGTTATCAATTTGCTAGATTGGCAG GTAATTCCTGCAGAGAATATTGTTGCTGCATTCCAAGGCTCTCAAAAAACAGTTTTTGCCATCTCAAAAAATCATTCTGAAGCACAAGTCTTCCTTGAG GCCTTGGAGCAAGGTCTGGGTGgagttattttaaaagttgagAACACTGAAGCTGTTTTTCAGCTCAAG GACTATTTTGACAGAAGAAATGAATTGAGCAATCTCATGAGCTTGACCAAAGCTACTGTAACTCGAGTTCAAGTAGTTGGAATGGGGGATCGAGTTTGTGTGGATCTTTGTAGCCTCATGAGACCTGGTGAAGGACTTCTG GTTGGATCTCTTGCAAGGGGATTATTTCTTGTGCACTCAGAATGCTTGGAGTCAAATTATATTGCAAGCAGGCCTTTTCGAGTTAATGCG GGACCAGTACATGCCTATGTTGCCATTCCAGGAGGAAAGACTTGCTACCTTTCTGAGTTAAAAACGGGCAAAGAGGTCATAGTAGTTGATCAAAAAGGCCAACAACGAACTGCAATTGTTGGGCGAGTGAAGATAGAGACTAGACCACTCATTCTTGTTGAGGCAAAG AGAGATTCAGAAAACCAAACTCTTTACAGCATCCTTCTACAAAATGCAGAAACGGTTGCCCTTGTTTGTCCTTGCcaag GGGCTGGGTTACAAAAAACAGCAATCCCTGTGACCTCACTTGAAGTTGGAGATGAAGTTATACTGAGATTACAGGGAGGGGCACGTCATACAGGAATAGAAATTCAAGAATTCATTGTGGAGAACTGA
- the LOC132180980 gene encoding uncharacterized protein LOC132180980 isoform X3: protein MVVLLSASLVRIPKQFPCFTLNSGYSTARHYHFSTASTPISNSLVNYRSSNANNYKATQLLQRCSCVAMCASHSSLTTSSFGSYEKLKTVWIWTKSKEVMTAAVERGWNTFVFSSQDRQLANEWSSIALISPLYIEEGGIFDGENRRVATVFEVSNPQDLQQLQPANGQAENVVINLLDWQVIPAENIVAAFQGSQKTVFAISKNHSEAQVFLEALEQGLGGVILKVENTEAVFQLKDYFDRRNELSNLMSLTKATVTRVQVVGMGDRVCVDLCSLMRPGEGLLVGSLARGLFLVHSECLESNYIASRPFRVNAGPVHAYVAIPGGKTCYLSELKTGKEVIVVDQKGQQRTAIVGRVKIETRPLILVEAKRDSENQTLYSILLQNAETVALVCPCQGLNLDPIFCRGWVTKNSNPCDLT from the exons aTGGTTGTGCTGTTATCTGCTTCTTTGGTCCGAATACCCAAACAATTCCCCTGTTTTACTCTCAATTCAGGTTATTCCACTGCTCGACATTACCATTTCTCAACTGCCTCAACCCCCAT ATCAAATTCATTGGTCAATTATCGTTCATCGAATGCTAACAATTACAAGGCAACCCAGTTGTTGCAACGCTGTTCTTGTGTCGCAATGTGTGCTTCTCATTCCTCTTTGACGACGTCGTCTTTTGGGTCGTACGAGAAATTGAAGACGGTGTGGATTTGGACAAAAAGCAAAGAGGTCATGACGGCCGCCGTGGAGAGAGGATGGAATACCTTCGTTTTCTCATCCCAGGATCGACAACTCGCCAATGAGTGGTCTT CAATCGCCTTAATAAGTCCTCTGTATATTGAAGAGGGAGGCATTTTTGATGGTGAGAATAGAAGGGTTGCCACAGTTTTTGAGGTTTCAAATCCACAAGACTTACAGCAGCTCCAACCCGCAAATGGGCAGGCAGAGAATGTTGTTATCAATTTGCTAGATTGGCAG GTAATTCCTGCAGAGAATATTGTTGCTGCATTCCAAGGCTCTCAAAAAACAGTTTTTGCCATCTCAAAAAATCATTCTGAAGCACAAGTCTTCCTTGAG GCCTTGGAGCAAGGTCTGGGTGgagttattttaaaagttgagAACACTGAAGCTGTTTTTCAGCTCAAG GACTATTTTGACAGAAGAAATGAATTGAGCAATCTCATGAGCTTGACCAAAGCTACTGTAACTCGAGTTCAAGTAGTTGGAATGGGGGATCGAGTTTGTGTGGATCTTTGTAGCCTCATGAGACCTGGTGAAGGACTTCTG GTTGGATCTCTTGCAAGGGGATTATTTCTTGTGCACTCAGAATGCTTGGAGTCAAATTATATTGCAAGCAGGCCTTTTCGAGTTAATGCG GGACCAGTACATGCCTATGTTGCCATTCCAGGAGGAAAGACTTGCTACCTTTCTGAGTTAAAAACGGGCAAAGAGGTCATAGTAGTTGATCAAAAAGGCCAACAACGAACTGCAATTGTTGGGCGAGTGAAGATAGAGACTAGACCACTCATTCTTGTTGAGGCAAAG AGAGATTCAGAAAACCAAACTCTTTACAGCATCCTTCTACAAAATGCAGAAACGGTTGCCCTTGTTTGTCCTTGCcaag GGTTGAACCTTGATCCCATCTTCTGCAGGGGCTGGGTTACAAAAAACAGCAATCCCTGTGACCTCACTTGA
- the LOC132181148 gene encoding uncharacterized protein LOC132181148: protein MSKISVLCCFIVLAAFGLVNGYAGKEQIGFYQLKKGNISVNLTNWGATIVSLHLPDKNGKLADVVLGYDSIKEYQNDSSYIGAVVGRVANRIGGAQFTWNGTHYKLVANEGNNTLHGGSRGFSDVVWKVRAHKNEGHAPRIVFSYLSPDGDQGFPGALFVIVSYTLLGNSQLSVTMKAKALNKPTPVNLAQHTYWNLGGHNSGDILSNEVQIFGSRITAVDSHLIPTGKLVPVKGTPYDFLKPHIVGSRIKKLPTGYDINYVLDGRAGFRMKPAAVVHEKKSGRVLELSTNAPGVQFYTANFLKDVKGKGGFVYQPHAALCLETQAFPDSVNHPNFPSTIVSPGYSYKHYMLFKFSTKPSSY from the exons ATGTCCAAGATATCTGTGCTCTGTTGTTTCATCGTTCTAGCTGCATTTGGGCTTGTCAATGGCTATGCAGGAAAGGAACAGATTGGGTTCTATCAGCTGAAGAAGGGTAATATCTCTGTCAACTTGACCAACTGGGGTGCAACCATTGTCTCACTTCATCTCCCTGACAAAAATG GGAAGCTAGCTGATGTTGTTCTTGGGTATGATTCAATCAAGGAGTACCAG AACGATTCATCATACATCGGTGCTGTTGTTGGACGGGTTGCTAACAGAATTGGAGGCGCACAGTTTACTTGGAATGGAACCCATTATAAACTAGTTGCAAATGAAGGGAATAACACACTTCATG GTGGCTCTCGAGGATTTAGTGATGTTGTTTGGAAGGTGAGAGCGCATAAGAATGAAGGTCATGCTCCTCGCATTGTTTTCTCCTATCTCAGCCCTGATGGCGACCAAG GGTTTCCTGGTGCTCTCTTTGTCATTGTCAGCTACACGCTCCTTGGGAACAGCCAATTGAGTGTAACAATGAAAGCCAAAGCTCTAAACAAGCCTACTCCAGTGAATCTGGCTCAGCACACATACTGGAACTTAGGTGGCCATAATAGCGGCGATATCCTTTCCAATGAGGTCCAGATCTTTGGATCCCGCATCACAGCTGTTGATAGCCATCTTATTCCAACTGGAAAACTTGTTCCCGTGAAAGGAACACCCTATGATTTCCTCAAACCCCACATCGTTGGTAGCAGGATTAAAAAGCTACCAACTGGTTATGATATCAACTATGTGCTTGATGGGCGGGCTGGCTTTAGGATGAAGCCAGCAGCAGTGGTGCACGAGAAGAAGTCAGGAAGGGTGTTGGAGCTGTCAACAAATGCTCCAGGTGTGCAGTTCTATACTGCCAACTTTCTCAAGGATGTGAAGGGAAAAGGTGGATTTGTGTACCAACCACACGCCGCGCTATGTTTGGAGACTCAAGCATTTCCTGACTCAgtcaaccaccccaatttcccATCTACAATTGTGAGTCCTGGATACTCTTACAAGCATTACATGCTTTTCAAGTTTTCAACTAAACCTTCATCTTATTAG
- the LOC132180354 gene encoding uncharacterized protein LOC132180354, producing MATTALSHKEDKQNWLNHGGDLYNRRYADKETKISPATVSNLQLKWKFYAGKDITATPAIFNGTLYFPSWNGFVYAVKTSDGSLVWKKNLQNLTGLNATGFVPNVNWTVSRSTPTVAGDLLIIGIYGPAVVIAVERSTGKLVWSTQLDGHASGIITMSGTYYNGGFYVGTSSLEEGLSIEQCCTFRGSFSKLDVRSGKILWQTFMLPDNHNKTGEYAGAAIWGSSPSIDVSRNHVYIATGNLYSVPLNVSQCQERENNQTVPTHPDECVEPDNHSESILALDLHSGKIKWFHQLGGYDVWFLACNNLSTPNCPPGPNPDADFGEAPLMLTINSNNKTKLDIVAAVQKSGFAWALDRNNGNLIWTTEAGPGGLMGGGTWGAATDNKRLYTNIANSDSKNFTLKPSENTTTAGGWVAMDADNGQIQWSTANPSNATSAGPVTVANGMLFAGSTNPKGSIYAMDTKTGEILWSYVTGATVFGGMSVSDGCVYVGNGYVFNIGSFNPSFTAGTSLFAFCLS from the exons ATGGCTACTACTGCACTTTCCCAt AAAGAAGATAAACAAAACTGGTTGAATCATGGTGGAGACTTGTATAATAGAAGATATGCCGACAAGGAGACCAAGATCAGCCCTGCAACTGTTTCCAATCTCCAACTCAAGTGGAAATTCTATGCAGGCAAAGATATTACTGCAACACCTGCAATTTTCAACGGTACCCTTTATTTCCCGAGCTGGAACGGCTTCGTCTACGCCGTCAAAACATCCGATGGATCACTTGTATGGAAGAAGAACTTGCAGAACTTAACAGGCCTTAACGCAACGGGTTTTGTACCAAATGTGAACTGGACAGTATCAAGATCAACCCCGACGGTTGCTGGTGACCTGCTTATCATTGGAATCTATGGACCAGCCGTTGTTATTGCCGTTGAAAGGTCAACTGGGAAGCTTGTTTGGTCAACGCAGCTCGACGGCCATGCATCAGGGATTATCACCATGTCCGGAACTTATTACAATGG GGGTTTCTATGTTGGAACATCTTCATTAGAAGAAGGTCTCAGCATTGAACAATGTTGCACTTTCCGTGGCAGCTTTTCCAAGTTAGATGTCCGTTCAGGCAAAATCTTGTGGCAGACATTTATGTTACCAGATAACCACAACAAGACTGGAGAATATGCTGGGGCTGCTATTTGGGGAAGCAGCCCATCCATTGATGTCTCAAGAAACCATGTCTACATCGCCACTGGGAACTTGTACTCAGTTCCCTTAAATGTAAGCCAATGTCAAGAAAGGGAGAACAATCAAACGGTACCAACCCACCCAGACGAGTGTGTGGAGCCCGATAACCACTCAGAGTCAATCCTGGCGCTTGATCTACACTCTGGCAAGATCAAATGGTTTCACCAACTAGGAGGCTATGATGTATGGTTTCTTGCATGTAACAATCTTTCGACTCCTAATTGTCCGCCTGGTCCAAACCCAGATGCCGATTTCGGGGAGGCACCATTGATGCTGACAATAAATAGcaataataaaactaaattaGATATTGTTGCTGCTGTTCAAAAAAGTGGATTTGCATGGGCTTTGGATCGAAATAATGGCAACCTCATCTGGACAACA GAAGCTGGACCAGGTGGGCTTATGGGAGGGGGAACCTGGGGAGCAGCCACTGATAATAAAAGGTTATACACAAACATTGCAAACTCTGACAGCAAGAACTTCACTCTCAAACCGTCTGAGAATACCACCACCGCTGGCGGATGGGTGGCAATGGATGCGGACAATGGCCAAATCCAATGGTCCACAGCCAATCCTAGCAATGCCACCTCGGCGGGTCCTGTTACTGTGGCTAATGGGATGCTCTTCGCAGGATCCACAAACCCGAAAGGATCCATATATGCAATGGACACCAAAACTGGAGAAATTCTGTGGTCTTATGTAACAGGAGCCACCGTGTTTGGCGGCATGTCGGTGAGCGATGGATGTGTATATGTTGGCAACGGATACGTGTTCAATATTGGTTCTTTTAATCCATCCTTCACAGCTGGAACGTCACTCTTTGCCTTTTGCCTCTCATGA